One part of the Solanum dulcamara chromosome 3, daSolDulc1.2, whole genome shotgun sequence genome encodes these proteins:
- the LOC129883261 gene encoding vacuolar protein sorting 38 isoform X1: MESKRVVLSGEIQNQKDKNLKTIQWEDYEQELARLCSLTSALNEAKQKKELVQKKLESFIQVEAESLSRLNELDEMKEKLESRKLVMGNMSMHSKVVKEKVKKQEEQLSNDIRSLLVAGTSLSAASKRLQDESRSLAGERGYGQLRTLQRVFRTRQQYMVSQVHMLYPVRVAIEQAPEQELEFFNNSSNSGNYTGSKPLDHGSLTIGGLHLTVFTKMSFFTDKKEVQRSATALGYVAHVVTLIAYYLQVPLRYPLRFGGSRSYVRDYAPSIEPSSSDLTFSSSVSTNSRPVEFPLFLEGQDSTRAAYAVFLLNKDIEQLLNYIGGRSLGPRHVLANLKELLRIILSPEYIDTRL; this comes from the exons ATGGAATCAAAGAGAGTAGTTTTATCTGGGGAAATTCAGAatcaaaaagacaaaaatttgAAGACAATACAGTGGGAAGATTATGAACAGGAACTAGCTCGTTTGTGTAGCCTTACATCTGCTCTTAATGAAGCTAAGCAGAAGAAAGAATTGGTTCAGAAGAAACTAGAGTCCTTCATACAG GTAGAAGCGGAGTCACTAAGTCGTTTGAATGAGCTTGATGAGATGAAAGAAAAACTGGAATCTAGAAAATTAGTGATGGGAAACATGTCTATGCATTCTAAAGTTGTCAAAGAGAAAGTCAAGAAGCAAGAGGAGCAGCTCAGTAATGACATCAGGTCACTTTTGGTTGCGGGGACTTCTCTTTCTGCAGCTAGCAAGCGCTTGCAG GATGAAAGTAGGTCCCTAGCTGGAGAAAGGGGTTATGGGCAACTCAGAACCTTGCAGAGAGTATTCAGAACAAGACAACAGTATATGGTGTCTCAAGTTCACATGCTTTATCCTGTGAGGGTTGCAATTGAACAGGCACCTGAGCAAGAACTTGAATTTTTCAACAATAGTTCCAACTCAG GTAACTATACTGGGTCAAAACCTTTAGATCACGGATCCTTGACCATTGGGGGTCTACATTTAACCGTGTTCACGAAGATGAGTTTCTTTACTGATAAGAAGGAGGTTCAGAGGTCTGCAACTGCCCTGGGATATGTTGCACAT GTGGTCACACTTATTGCATATTATTTACAAGTTCCTCTTCGTTATCCCTTGAGGTTTGGAGGATCTCGGTCATATGTCCGTGATTATGCACCTTCAATAGAGCCTTCATCATCTGATTTAACATTTAGTTCCTCAGTTTCCACAAATTCAAGGCCCGTGGAATTTCCTCTATTTTTAGAAGGCCAAGACTCAACACGAGCGGCTTATGCTGTTTTCTTGCTGAATAAG GATATAGAACAACTTCTGAATTATATTGGAGGCAGAAGTTTAGGGCCAAGACATGTACTAGCTAATTTGAAAGAACTTCTTAGGATAATACTTTCTCCAGAGTATATAGACACACGATTGTGA
- the LOC129883261 gene encoding vacuolar protein sorting 38 isoform X2, which translates to MKEKLESRKLVMGNMSMHSKVVKEKVKKQEEQLSNDIRSLLVAGTSLSAASKRLQDESRSLAGERGYGQLRTLQRVFRTRQQYMVSQVHMLYPVRVAIEQAPEQELEFFNNSSNSGNYTGSKPLDHGSLTIGGLHLTVFTKMSFFTDKKEVQRSATALGYVAHVVTLIAYYLQVPLRYPLRFGGSRSYVRDYAPSIEPSSSDLTFSSSVSTNSRPVEFPLFLEGQDSTRAAYAVFLLNKDIEQLLNYIGGRSLGPRHVLANLKELLRIILSPEYIDTRL; encoded by the exons ATGAAAGAAAAACTGGAATCTAGAAAATTAGTGATGGGAAACATGTCTATGCATTCTAAAGTTGTCAAAGAGAAAGTCAAGAAGCAAGAGGAGCAGCTCAGTAATGACATCAGGTCACTTTTGGTTGCGGGGACTTCTCTTTCTGCAGCTAGCAAGCGCTTGCAG GATGAAAGTAGGTCCCTAGCTGGAGAAAGGGGTTATGGGCAACTCAGAACCTTGCAGAGAGTATTCAGAACAAGACAACAGTATATGGTGTCTCAAGTTCACATGCTTTATCCTGTGAGGGTTGCAATTGAACAGGCACCTGAGCAAGAACTTGAATTTTTCAACAATAGTTCCAACTCAG GTAACTATACTGGGTCAAAACCTTTAGATCACGGATCCTTGACCATTGGGGGTCTACATTTAACCGTGTTCACGAAGATGAGTTTCTTTACTGATAAGAAGGAGGTTCAGAGGTCTGCAACTGCCCTGGGATATGTTGCACAT GTGGTCACACTTATTGCATATTATTTACAAGTTCCTCTTCGTTATCCCTTGAGGTTTGGAGGATCTCGGTCATATGTCCGTGATTATGCACCTTCAATAGAGCCTTCATCATCTGATTTAACATTTAGTTCCTCAGTTTCCACAAATTCAAGGCCCGTGGAATTTCCTCTATTTTTAGAAGGCCAAGACTCAACACGAGCGGCTTATGCTGTTTTCTTGCTGAATAAG GATATAGAACAACTTCTGAATTATATTGGAGGCAGAAGTTTAGGGCCAAGACATGTACTAGCTAATTTGAAAGAACTTCTTAGGATAATACTTTCTCCAGAGTATATAGACACACGATTGTGA